In Mycobacterium gallinarum, a single window of DNA contains:
- a CDS encoding polyketide synthase: MTSSDADAVVIAGMAIEAPGGIDTADAYWSLLSERREALSPFPRDRGWSVRKVLDGSHREGFKPIHDLGGFLSGGATFDAEFFGISPREAVAMDPQQRVALRVAWRALENTGINPDDLVGHDVGCYIGASTMGYGPDLAEFTNLTGHLMAGTALGPVSGRIAYTLGLAGPAMTIDTSCSSTLTAIHLAAQAIRSGDCDMAIAGGVCVMGSPGFFVEFSKQHALSDDGRCRPYSAHASGTVWAEGAAMFVLQRRSAALRDGHHVLGELRATCLNQDGRSVGLTAPSGPAQTRLFQRALRQAGIRAEQVGMVEGHGTATRLGDRTELTSLAQTYGATEPGRGALLGSVKSNIGHTQAAAGGLGLAKVLIAAAREAVPASLHTAEASREIDWEKQGLRLATELTPWPATDGHRLAAVTAFGMSGTNAHVIVSVPEAA; the protein is encoded by the coding sequence ATGACGTCTAGCGACGCGGACGCCGTCGTGATCGCCGGGATGGCGATTGAAGCGCCCGGCGGAATCGATACCGCGGACGCCTACTGGTCGTTGCTGTCCGAGCGACGCGAGGCGTTGAGCCCGTTTCCGCGGGACCGCGGCTGGTCAGTCCGCAAGGTGCTCGACGGGTCACACCGCGAGGGGTTCAAGCCGATCCACGATCTCGGCGGATTCCTCTCCGGTGGCGCGACTTTCGATGCGGAATTCTTCGGTATCTCGCCGCGCGAGGCCGTAGCGATGGACCCGCAGCAACGGGTCGCGTTGCGCGTGGCCTGGCGTGCACTAGAGAACACCGGGATCAACCCCGACGACCTCGTCGGTCACGATGTGGGCTGCTACATCGGTGCGTCGACAATGGGTTACGGTCCCGATCTCGCCGAGTTCACCAACCTCACGGGCCATTTGATGGCCGGTACCGCCCTCGGACCTGTTTCCGGGCGGATCGCCTACACGCTCGGGCTGGCCGGACCGGCGATGACGATCGATACCTCATGCTCCTCGACATTGACCGCAATTCATCTAGCCGCGCAGGCGATTCGGTCAGGGGATTGCGACATGGCGATCGCCGGCGGGGTCTGTGTGATGGGGTCACCGGGATTCTTCGTCGAGTTCTCCAAGCAGCACGCGCTGTCCGACGACGGTCGCTGCCGCCCGTACAGCGCGCACGCAAGCGGCACCGTATGGGCCGAAGGCGCGGCGATGTTCGTGCTGCAGCGACGTTCCGCCGCACTTCGCGATGGACACCACGTACTCGGCGAACTTCGAGCGACATGTCTCAACCAGGACGGTCGCTCCGTCGGGTTGACGGCGCCGAGCGGCCCCGCGCAGACGCGGCTGTTTCAACGTGCGCTGCGCCAAGCCGGAATCCGTGCCGAACAGGTCGGCATGGTCGAAGGTCACGGCACCGCAACCCGACTCGGCGACCGCACCGAACTCACCTCCTTGGCCCAGACCTACGGGGCCACCGAACCTGGCCGCGGCGCACTGCTCGGATCGGTGAAGTCGAACATCGGCCACACTCAGGCCGCTGCGGGCGGGCTCGGCCTGGCCAAAGTGCTCATCGCCGCTGCGCGCGAAGCCGTGCCCGCGAGCCTGCACACAGCCGAGGCAAGTCGCGAAATCGATTGGGAAAAGCAAGGTCTGCGGCTGGCAACCGAACTCACACCGTGGCCCGCGACGGATGGGCACCGGTTGGCCGCGGTGACGGCGTTCGGGATGAGCGGCACCAACGCGCACGTCATCGTCTCCGTACCGGAAGCCGCGTGA
- a CDS encoding thioesterase II family protein codes for MIDEQSQLTFQPWIKRSPGRKSDGATVVFPHAGGAAAAYRGFAAALAAGGADVYVVQYPQRADRLTHPAPDTVEDLAAQLFDAGEWTRLGPMKLFGHCMGAVIAFEFARVAEAKGADVSSLWASASQAPCTIATSPRLPTAEAEVIANMVDLGGTDERLLADEDFVDLLVRAVRADYLAFNRYACGDDVQLRADIHTIGGRNDHRVNEDMLRRWTTHAGGAFTLSLFDGGHFYINDHLDAVAELVNDV; via the coding sequence ATGATTGACGAACAGAGCCAGCTGACCTTCCAGCCCTGGATCAAACGATCCCCGGGTCGAAAGAGCGACGGCGCGACCGTGGTGTTTCCCCACGCGGGGGGCGCCGCCGCGGCCTACCGGGGCTTCGCCGCGGCGTTGGCTGCCGGCGGCGCCGACGTCTACGTCGTGCAGTACCCCCAGCGAGCGGACCGGCTCACTCACCCCGCCCCGGACACCGTCGAAGACTTGGCCGCGCAACTCTTCGACGCCGGCGAATGGACCCGACTCGGGCCGATGAAACTGTTCGGCCACTGCATGGGCGCCGTGATCGCGTTCGAGTTCGCTCGCGTCGCCGAAGCCAAGGGTGCCGACGTGAGCAGCCTCTGGGCGTCGGCGAGCCAGGCGCCCTGCACGATCGCCACCTCACCACGGCTACCCACCGCCGAGGCGGAGGTGATCGCGAACATGGTCGACCTGGGCGGCACCGATGAGCGGCTGCTCGCCGACGAGGACTTCGTCGACCTGCTCGTTCGCGCCGTGCGCGCCGACTACCTGGCGTTCAACCGTTACGCGTGCGGCGACGATGTCCAACTGCGCGCCGACATCCACACCATCGGCGGCCGCAACGACCACCGGGTGAACGAGGACATGCTGCGCCGTTGGACCACACACGCCGGCGGGGCGTTCACACTGTCGCTTTTCGATGGTGGGCACTTCTACATCAACGACCATCTCGACGCCGTTGCGGAGCTCGTCAATGACGTCTAG
- a CDS encoding LLM class F420-dependent oxidoreductase: protein MDLAGVGVWSSQLRYGDAGEAAEAAAELEELGFTALWIPDVGGPVLDSVSNLLATTKSVVIATGILNLWMHEPADVATRYAELTAQHGERFLLGIGVSHAPLIDSKEPGLYKKPLAATRAYLDAIDATDNPVPVANRVLAALGPKMLELSATRARGAHPYLVTPDHTRYAREHLGEGPLLLPEQTVLLSEDRDEARTLGTDWLRSYLALPNYANNLLRSGFTQEDLASVSDRLFDAIIAWGDEATVLGRVNEHLSAGADHVCVQVLTADPREFPRDQWRRLAAALN, encoded by the coding sequence ATGGATCTGGCAGGCGTCGGAGTGTGGAGTTCTCAGTTGCGCTACGGCGACGCCGGAGAGGCCGCCGAGGCCGCGGCCGAGCTCGAGGAGCTCGGGTTCACCGCGCTGTGGATCCCGGACGTGGGCGGTCCGGTGCTCGACTCAGTGAGCAATCTGCTGGCGACGACCAAGAGCGTCGTGATCGCCACCGGGATCCTGAATCTGTGGATGCACGAGCCCGCGGACGTGGCTACCAGGTATGCAGAGTTGACGGCTCAACATGGTGAACGCTTTCTGCTCGGCATCGGCGTGAGCCACGCTCCACTCATCGATTCCAAGGAACCGGGCCTCTACAAGAAGCCGCTCGCCGCGACGCGTGCCTACCTGGATGCGATCGACGCGACCGACAACCCGGTGCCCGTCGCGAACCGGGTGCTCGCCGCGCTGGGTCCGAAGATGCTCGAACTGTCTGCGACACGGGCCCGCGGCGCTCATCCCTATCTGGTGACGCCGGACCACACCCGCTACGCCCGTGAGCATCTCGGCGAAGGCCCGCTGCTGCTGCCCGAGCAGACGGTGCTGCTCAGCGAAGACAGGGACGAGGCGCGGACGCTTGGAACGGATTGGCTGCGTTCGTATTTGGCGCTGCCGAACTATGCCAACAACCTGCTGCGCTCCGGCTTCACCCAGGAGGACTTGGCGTCGGTCAGCGATCGGCTGTTCGACGCGATCATCGCGTGGGGCGACGAAGCGACCGTGCTCGGCCGGGTGAACGAGCACCTCTCTGCGGGTGCCGACC